One stretch of Niallia sp. XMNu-256 DNA includes these proteins:
- the plsY gene encoding glycerol-3-phosphate 1-O-acyltransferase PlsY, translated as MLEIGIIILLAYLIGSIPSGLIIGKRFYGIDIRQHGSGNLGGTNTFRVLGVKAGLTVTVADILKGTLAASLPFFFQSEMHPLLAGIFAVVGHTYPIFAGFRGGKAVATSGGVLLFYAPIMFLIMIIGFFVSLYLTKYVSLSSMVAGLVALIYSIAVRDVPLIIVVFLLLSFVVYRHRENIKRIINKTEPKVKWLG; from the coding sequence ATGCTTGAAATTGGAATTATTATTTTACTAGCTTATCTAATTGGATCGATCCCTTCAGGACTTATCATCGGAAAGAGATTCTATGGAATAGATATTCGTCAACACGGCAGTGGTAACCTGGGAGGGACCAATACATTTCGCGTTTTAGGCGTAAAAGCTGGACTAACAGTCACTGTCGCTGATATCTTAAAAGGAACTCTAGCTGCTTCGCTGCCTTTTTTCTTTCAATCTGAAATGCATCCGTTACTTGCCGGAATTTTTGCAGTTGTTGGCCATACATATCCGATTTTCGCAGGTTTTAGAGGGGGCAAAGCCGTCGCTACATCAGGTGGAGTATTGCTATTCTATGCACCAATTATGTTTCTCATCATGATTATCGGTTTTTTTGTTTCTCTTTATTTAACAAAATATGTTTCATTATCATCCATGGTTGCTGGACTGGTAGCACTTATTTATTCAATTGCTGTGCGAGATGTCCCTCTGATCATTGTCGTATTTTTATTACTCTCATTTGTGGTTTATCGTCATCGGGAAAATATTAAACGAATTATAAATAAAACAGAACCAAAAGTGAAATGGTTAGGCTAA
- a CDS encoding AAA family ATPase → MGNRLKKHVNQNDLIKEWEQQLKELGYIDNEGEMIKLLQKIDLNEEEGKMNASRLLTLIALSSSSKGKKESLVLSWLEKAIELDPSNFKAKEYVATHEWKSSRHLFEDLHFPPLRETDNRQAKKQTAQLYITICQQFLKDAEEQLDAIKNSRKKLQDSLHDSHDFSGKMIDLLETVIEVTALLLKAANDYEGSMVGTFYTSAHYDELKQHLSHLEELKGQWLLLFEDETQEEEQSTEQALQELNDMIGLHSVKSRVNDFYQFFKYQKIRKEKGFQTKDEVSLNMILTGNPGTGKTTIARLFSQMYYELGVLPRKEVVEVDRSQLVGAFVGQTEENVRMAVEKALGGVLFIDEAYNLKREGQSGNDYGQVAIDTLVSLMTSSEYGGKFAVILAGYPEEMRQFLDSNPGLRSRFPMSNHLTLPDYTNEELIMIGEKFAAENDYILTDEGKLALEDQIEKERVDNSFGNARTVQNLILEAIFNKGANHQSYDDLLVFSVLDKVDFSKDDPKVKNEPEQELHQLVGLENVKEEVKSIISFVKMQTFRRDHGLPIVPIQLHSVFTGNPGTGKTTVAKIYAELLKDCGLLKRGHLVITSRADFVAGYVGQTALKTKRKIRDALGGVLFIDEAYSLLGQTAGDFGKEVIDTLVDEMTKHNENLVVILAGYSNEMKGLLESNPGLKSRFKKFIEFKDYSSIELVQIIKLYGEKFNFHLTDEAEEWLLTYLEENPVTGNGRFATNLINEAIQIQAQRLMMENKPFSPKDATIIEKDDIETAVNKVGSTLD, encoded by the coding sequence ATGGGAAACAGACTTAAAAAGCACGTGAATCAAAATGATCTCATTAAAGAATGGGAACAACAACTGAAAGAATTAGGATATATCGATAATGAGGGTGAAATGATTAAATTACTCCAAAAAATAGATTTAAATGAAGAAGAAGGTAAAATGAACGCATCAAGGTTATTGACGCTTATAGCCTTATCTTCTTCTTCAAAAGGAAAAAAGGAATCATTGGTACTTTCTTGGTTAGAAAAAGCGATCGAACTTGATCCAAGTAATTTCAAGGCAAAAGAGTATGTGGCAACACATGAATGGAAAAGCAGCAGACACTTATTTGAAGATCTGCATTTTCCCCCGCTACGTGAAACGGATAACCGACAAGCTAAGAAACAAACTGCTCAGCTTTATATCACCATTTGTCAGCAATTTTTGAAAGATGCTGAAGAACAGTTGGATGCTATAAAGAATTCTAGAAAAAAATTACAAGATTCGCTTCATGATTCCCATGATTTCTCTGGTAAAATGATCGATTTGTTAGAAACAGTCATTGAAGTGACTGCCTTGTTGTTAAAAGCAGCGAATGATTATGAAGGATCTATGGTTGGTACGTTTTATACATCCGCTCATTATGATGAATTAAAACAACATTTATCCCATCTAGAAGAGTTAAAGGGTCAATGGCTATTACTATTTGAAGATGAAACGCAGGAAGAAGAACAATCAACGGAGCAGGCCCTTCAAGAGTTAAATGATATGATTGGACTTCATTCTGTGAAATCGAGAGTAAATGACTTTTATCAATTTTTCAAATACCAAAAAATTAGAAAAGAAAAAGGATTTCAAACAAAAGATGAAGTGAGTTTAAATATGATCCTTACCGGAAATCCCGGGACCGGAAAAACAACCATTGCCAGGTTATTCTCACAAATGTATTACGAACTTGGCGTTCTACCGAGAAAAGAAGTCGTTGAGGTCGACCGTTCTCAATTAGTAGGAGCGTTTGTTGGTCAAACCGAAGAAAATGTTCGCATGGCTGTTGAGAAGGCATTAGGTGGCGTGTTATTTATCGATGAAGCTTATAATTTAAAAAGAGAAGGTCAGTCAGGAAATGATTATGGACAAGTTGCGATTGATACTCTTGTTTCATTAATGACGAGCAGTGAATATGGTGGGAAGTTTGCAGTTATTCTTGCGGGCTATCCTGAGGAAATGAGACAATTTCTAGATTCAAATCCTGGACTGAGAAGCCGCTTCCCAATGTCAAATCACCTCACTCTTCCTGATTATACAAATGAAGAACTGATTATGATTGGTGAGAAGTTTGCTGCTGAAAATGATTACATCTTAACGGATGAAGGAAAATTGGCGCTTGAGGACCAAATTGAAAAGGAAAGAGTCGATAATTCATTTGGGAATGCGCGAACCGTGCAGAATTTGATACTAGAGGCTATTTTTAATAAAGGGGCCAATCATCAATCGTATGATGATTTATTGGTCTTTTCGGTACTAGATAAAGTCGATTTCAGTAAGGATGATCCTAAGGTTAAGAATGAGCCAGAACAGGAACTCCATCAATTAGTGGGCTTAGAAAATGTTAAAGAAGAGGTAAAGTCAATTATCTCATTTGTTAAAATGCAAACTTTTAGAAGGGATCATGGTTTGCCAATTGTCCCCATTCAACTCCATTCTGTCTTTACAGGAAATCCTGGAACGGGTAAAACAACCGTTGCTAAAATCTATGCTGAACTTCTAAAAGACTGTGGGTTATTAAAAAGAGGCCATCTAGTTATCACAAGTCGTGCAGACTTTGTCGCGGGTTATGTTGGACAAACCGCTTTAAAGACAAAGCGAAAAATTCGGGATGCGCTCGGTGGAGTTCTCTTTATTGATGAAGCTTATTCTTTATTGGGACAAACGGCTGGGGATTTTGGAAAAGAAGTAATTGATACACTCGTAGATGAAATGACTAAACATAATGAAAATCTAGTGGTGATTCTAGCTGGCTATTCAAATGAAATGAAAGGTCTACTAGAAAGTAATCCTGGATTAAAATCAAGGTTTAAAAAGTTTATTGAGTTTAAAGATTATAGCAGCATTGAACTTGTTCAGATTATTAAATTATACGGAGAGAAATTTAACTTTCATTTAACGGATGAGGCTGAAGAATGGTTGTTGACCTATCTAGAGGAAAATCCAGTTACTGGGAATGGACGGTTTGCTACTAACCTTATTAATGAAGCCATTCAGATTCAAGCTCAGAGACTTATGATGGAAAATAAGCCATTTTCTCCAAAGGATGCAACCATTATTGAAAAAGATGATATTGAGACTGCTGTTAATAAAGTAGGCAGCACCCTTGATTGA
- the parE gene encoding DNA topoisomerase IV subunit B translates to MAKNQTAFDYNDDAIQVLEGLEAVRKRPGMYIGSTDSRGLHHLVYEIVDNSVDEVLAGYGDHIIVRLHKDDSVSVQDKGRGMPTGMHKIGKPTPEVILTILHAGGKFGQGGYKTSGGLHGVGASVVNALSEWLVVTIKRDGFIYEQRFENGGIPVTTLEKIAKTKQTGTTIHFKPDPTIFSTTTFNYETLCERLRESAFLLKGIKIEIIDERNALQEVYHYENGLEAFVEYLNEEKDSLHPVIGFTGEQNGIEVDFAFQFNDGYSENVLSFVNNVRTKDGGTHEVGLKSAVTRAFNEYARKVSLLKEKDKNLDGSDIREGFSAIISIRVPEEILQFEGQTKGKLGTSEARSAVDSVVSENLAYFLEENPDISTLLVKKSIKAFQAREAARKAREDARTGKKRRRETLLSGKLTPAQSRNPKKNELYLVEGDSAGGSAKQGRDRRFQAVLPLRGKVINTEKAKLNDIFKNEEINTMIYTIGAGVGPDFQIEDVNYDKVIIMTDADTDGAHIQVLLLTFFFRYMKPLIEAGKVYLALPPLYKVSKGAGKKEIIEYAWSEDDLQDAIKKVGKGYIIQRYKGLGEMNADQLWDTTMNPETRTLIRVRIDDIARAERRVTTLMGDKVEPRRKWIEANVAFGLEEDGSILENENISMQEEVDGE, encoded by the coding sequence GTGGCAAAAAATCAAACTGCATTTGATTATAACGATGATGCCATACAGGTACTAGAAGGTCTTGAGGCAGTCCGTAAACGACCTGGGATGTATATCGGGAGTACAGATTCAAGAGGATTACATCACTTAGTATATGAAATTGTAGATAATTCGGTGGACGAAGTATTAGCGGGTTATGGTGATCACATTATTGTACGATTACATAAAGATGATTCCGTTAGCGTTCAAGATAAAGGACGAGGAATGCCTACTGGAATGCATAAAATCGGAAAGCCTACACCAGAAGTCATTCTCACGATCCTCCATGCTGGTGGTAAGTTCGGACAAGGAGGCTATAAAACAAGTGGCGGACTACATGGTGTAGGTGCGTCTGTTGTAAATGCATTGTCAGAGTGGCTTGTCGTAACAATTAAACGGGATGGATTTATTTATGAGCAGCGTTTTGAAAATGGTGGAATACCTGTCACCACTTTAGAAAAAATCGCTAAAACGAAACAAACAGGTACCACCATTCATTTTAAGCCAGATCCAACCATTTTTTCGACAACTACATTTAACTATGAAACCCTTTGTGAGCGACTTCGTGAGTCTGCCTTTCTATTAAAGGGAATTAAAATTGAAATTATTGATGAACGCAATGCCCTTCAAGAAGTGTATCATTATGAAAATGGTCTAGAGGCTTTTGTCGAGTATTTAAACGAGGAAAAAGATTCTCTTCACCCAGTCATCGGTTTTACGGGGGAGCAAAATGGAATTGAAGTAGATTTTGCTTTTCAATTTAATGATGGGTATTCAGAAAATGTGCTTTCCTTTGTTAATAATGTTCGAACAAAAGACGGCGGTACACATGAAGTTGGACTTAAATCTGCCGTGACTAGAGCTTTTAATGAGTACGCAAGAAAAGTATCCTTACTTAAAGAAAAAGACAAAAACCTTGATGGATCAGATATTCGTGAAGGGTTTTCTGCGATTATTTCAATTCGGGTTCCGGAAGAAATCCTTCAATTTGAGGGTCAAACAAAAGGAAAGCTTGGAACGAGTGAGGCACGTTCTGCTGTGGATTCCGTTGTTTCAGAGAACTTAGCTTATTTTCTAGAAGAAAATCCAGATATCAGTACTTTGTTAGTCAAGAAATCAATTAAGGCCTTTCAAGCACGTGAAGCAGCCCGTAAAGCCCGTGAAGATGCTCGTACTGGGAAAAAACGCAGACGGGAAACATTGCTCTCAGGGAAACTAACTCCAGCTCAATCTCGTAATCCCAAAAAGAATGAGCTTTATTTAGTTGAGGGTGATTCAGCAGGTGGTTCTGCGAAGCAAGGACGAGATCGCCGCTTCCAAGCCGTTTTGCCATTACGAGGTAAAGTCATTAATACAGAAAAAGCTAAATTAAATGATATTTTTAAGAATGAAGAAATTAATACAATGATTTACACAATTGGTGCAGGCGTTGGGCCTGACTTTCAAATTGAAGATGTCAACTATGATAAAGTCATCATTATGACTGACGCAGATACGGATGGTGCTCATATTCAAGTATTGTTATTGACGTTCTTCTTCCGGTATATGAAGCCTCTTATAGAGGCAGGAAAAGTCTATCTTGCGTTACCACCACTTTATAAGGTAAGTAAAGGTGCAGGCAAAAAAGAGATTATTGAATATGCCTGGAGCGAGGATGATTTACAGGATGCGATAAAAAAAGTCGGCAAAGGCTATATTATTCAGCGTTACAAAGGTCTCGGTGAAATGAATGCCGACCAATTGTGGGATACGACAATGAATCCTGAAACTAGAACGTTAATTCGTGTTCGGATTGATGATATTGCACGTGCAGAACGTAGAGTAACAACATTAATGGGAGATAAAGTAGAACCACGACGTAAATGGATTGAAGCGAATGTGGCATTTGGTTTAGAGGAAGATGGAAGTATACTAGAAAATGAGAATATTTCAATGCAAGAGGAGGTTGATGGTGAATGA
- a CDS encoding HAMP domain-containing sensor histidine kinase has product MRTSNTSNESSPSNQSINPQSNQNLFAIHLAHEVRNPLTTIKGFLQLLKTDLTDQEKNDYVDIAVDEIDRVSILLNQFLSDKNSTFIQQKEVVSLNELVINLIELFEIETKEKKINLTCSLTDHNVLISINQQQLKQVMINLLKNAIEAIEESGKEDGTIDMITEISGQSVFIHICDNGIGMPIKVRDNLFNPFFTTKKFGTGVGLSICQEIIHDSNGQIRVSTEPNKGTKFTIEWPSSK; this is encoded by the coding sequence ATGAGAACATCGAATACTTCCAATGAAAGCTCACCTTCAAACCAGTCTATTAATCCTCAATCCAATCAGAATCTATTTGCCATTCATTTAGCACATGAAGTTCGAAACCCTTTAACAACGATAAAGGGGTTTCTACAGCTATTAAAAACCGATTTAACGGATCAAGAGAAAAATGATTATGTTGATATTGCTGTTGATGAAATCGATCGAGTTAGTATCCTTCTTAATCAATTCTTAAGCGATAAAAACTCAACATTCATTCAACAAAAAGAAGTCGTTTCTCTTAATGAGTTAGTGATTAATCTTATTGAGTTATTTGAAATTGAGACAAAAGAGAAGAAGATTAATTTAACATGCTCGTTAACGGATCATAATGTACTCATTTCGATTAATCAACAGCAACTTAAGCAAGTAATGATCAACCTACTTAAAAATGCCATCGAGGCGATTGAAGAAAGCGGCAAAGAGGATGGAACGATTGACATGATAACTGAGATAAGTGGACAGTCTGTCTTCATCCATATTTGTGATAATGGGATTGGAATGCCAATAAAAGTAAGGGATAATCTGTTTAATCCTTTCTTTACAACGAAGAAATTCGGTACTGGAGTTGGATTATCTATTTGTCAAGAAATTATTCATGACAGTAATGGCCAGATACGAGTTTCAACAGAACCGAATAAAGGCACTAAATTTACCATTGAATGGCCATCATCTAAATAA
- the parC gene encoding DNA topoisomerase IV subunit A: MSSEIFRDLPLEEVIGDRFGRYSKYIIQDRAIPDARDGLKPVQRRILYAMHVEGNTHEKGFRKSAKTVGNVIGNYHPHGDTSVYDAMVRMSQDWKVRYVLIEMHGNNGSMDGDPPAAMRYTEARLSAVASELLLDIDKRTVDFIPNFDDTANEPTVLPATFPNLLVNGSTGISAGYATEIPSHNLGEVIDAAVYRIDHPNSSVDDLMEFVKGPDFPTGGIIQGIDGIRKAYETGKGKIIVRGKAEIETVRGGKQQIVITEIPYDVNKANMVKRIDELRLDRKVEGIAEVRDETDRTGLRVVIELRKEADAEGVLNYLYKNSDLQITYHFNMVAIHNRRPQLMGLRELLDAYVDHRKDVITKRSQFELQKAKDRAHIIDGLMKALSILDEVIATIRSSKDKRDAKNNLMAKYEFTEPQAEAIVSLQLYRLTNTDITALKLEAEELAKKIEELTAILSSEKKLLSVIKKELRNIQKSIADPRRTKIEAEIEEIKINLEVLIASEDVIVTVTKEGYVKRTSLRSYAASNGQDFGMKDSDRMLVKLEMNTKDVLLLFTNKGNYLYCPIHELPDIRWKDIGQHIANIIPIDRDEHIVSAISVEDFEKEHYLLFVTKNGMVKKTELKQYKAQRHSKPLVAINLKENDEVIDVHETDGHKEIFLTTYNGYSLWFHEEEVGPIGTRAAGVKGINLKDGDFVTGGKIKDVNESPSIVIVTQRGSIKKMKMTEFELSTRAKRGLVILRELKANPHQVVGFVFAEDHDTIFIATEKGLIHSVNSEDIRFNDRYSNGSFLFDETESGKATTIWINKKEDITEEE; encoded by the coding sequence ATGAGTTCAGAAATCTTTCGAGACCTCCCTTTAGAAGAAGTCATTGGCGACCGTTTCGGTCGTTATAGTAAATATATTATTCAAGATCGTGCGATACCAGATGCACGTGATGGATTGAAGCCGGTTCAACGCAGGATTTTATATGCAATGCATGTGGAAGGGAACACCCATGAGAAAGGGTTTCGAAAATCAGCAAAAACGGTTGGGAATGTAATCGGTAATTACCATCCACACGGGGACACTTCTGTCTATGATGCAATGGTCCGAATGAGTCAAGATTGGAAAGTTCGATATGTTCTTATAGAAATGCACGGAAACAACGGAAGTATGGACGGAGACCCACCTGCTGCAATGCGTTATACGGAAGCAAGATTATCAGCTGTTGCTTCCGAACTTTTGCTTGATATTGATAAGCGCACGGTAGATTTTATACCTAACTTCGATGATACAGCCAATGAGCCAACAGTGTTACCTGCTACGTTTCCTAATTTATTAGTTAATGGTTCAACAGGAATATCAGCAGGTTACGCAACTGAAATACCTTCTCATAATTTAGGAGAAGTCATCGATGCTGCAGTTTATCGAATTGATCATCCAAATAGCTCTGTTGATGATTTAATGGAGTTCGTTAAAGGACCCGATTTTCCAACAGGCGGAATTATTCAAGGAATTGACGGCATTCGCAAAGCCTATGAAACAGGTAAAGGAAAAATCATCGTTCGCGGAAAAGCAGAGATTGAAACCGTTCGGGGTGGAAAGCAGCAAATCGTCATTACAGAGATTCCATATGATGTAAATAAAGCGAATATGGTTAAAAGGATTGACGAACTGCGCCTTGACCGTAAAGTAGAAGGGATTGCAGAGGTAAGGGATGAAACAGACCGTACCGGTTTACGAGTGGTTATAGAGCTAAGAAAAGAAGCAGATGCTGAAGGTGTATTAAATTATTTATACAAAAATAGTGACTTACAAATTACGTATCACTTTAATATGGTTGCTATTCATAATCGTAGACCACAATTAATGGGGCTTCGTGAATTGCTCGATGCCTATGTAGACCATCGGAAAGACGTGATCACGAAAAGATCCCAATTTGAGTTACAAAAGGCAAAGGATCGCGCACATATTATTGATGGTTTAATGAAAGCATTATCGATTTTAGACGAAGTGATTGCGACGATTCGTTCTTCAAAAGACAAACGAGATGCAAAAAATAATTTAATGGCCAAATACGAGTTTACAGAACCACAAGCAGAGGCAATTGTTTCCTTGCAATTGTACCGGTTAACAAACACCGATATTACTGCTTTAAAATTGGAAGCAGAAGAATTAGCGAAAAAAATTGAGGAATTAACCGCCATTTTAAGCAGTGAGAAAAAGCTATTATCGGTAATTAAAAAAGAGCTAAGAAATATCCAAAAAAGCATTGCCGATCCGAGAAGAACAAAAATTGAGGCAGAAATTGAGGAAATTAAGATTAACCTGGAAGTCTTAATTGCCAGTGAAGATGTAATTGTCACGGTAACAAAGGAAGGTTATGTTAAACGGACGAGCCTCAGGTCCTATGCGGCTTCAAACGGGCAAGATTTTGGGATGAAAGATTCAGACCGAATGCTCGTTAAGCTTGAAATGAATACAAAGGATGTCTTATTGCTCTTTACGAATAAAGGGAACTATTTATATTGCCCAATTCATGAATTACCAGACATTCGCTGGAAAGATATTGGCCAACATATCGCCAACATTATCCCGATTGATCGAGATGAGCATATCGTGTCAGCTATATCTGTCGAGGATTTTGAAAAAGAACACTACTTGTTATTTGTGACAAAGAATGGCATGGTCAAGAAAACGGAGTTAAAGCAGTATAAAGCTCAAAGACATTCTAAACCGCTAGTTGCGATCAATTTGAAGGAAAATGATGAGGTCATAGATGTACATGAAACAGATGGTCATAAAGAAATTTTCTTAACAACGTATAATGGCTATTCTCTTTGGTTTCATGAAGAGGAGGTTGGCCCAATTGGCACTCGTGCTGCTGGTGTTAAGGGGATTAATCTTAAAGATGGAGACTTTGTTACTGGTGGCAAAATCAAAGATGTGAATGAGTCTCCTTCGATTGTGATTGTTACACAAAGAGGATCGATCAAGAAAATGAAAATGACCGAGTTTGAACTAAGTACGAGAGCCAAACGAGGGCTCGTTATTTTAAGAGAATTAAAAGCAAATCCACATCAAGTAGTTGGATTCGTTTTTGCAGAGGATCACGATACCATTTTTATTGCCACAGAAAAAGGTTTAATCCATTCTGTTAACAGTGAAGATATCCGATTCAATGATCGCTATTCAAATGGTTCCTTCTTATTTGATGAAACAGAGAGTGGTAAAGCAACCACCATTTGGATTAATAAAAAAGAAGATATAACCGAGGAAGAGTAA
- a CDS encoding thioesterase family protein has product MFISKTEIQLLYADTDMMGVMYHANYLKWFELGRTQLIEDLGFSYIEMEERGYFAPVYDVYCVYKRPVRYGDKAFVKAWVDSNDGLKTVYGYQIVNDEDEVYAEGTTTHIVVKKDNFRPVQFKKSFPEWFQKYEEVKK; this is encoded by the coding sequence ATGTTCATTTCTAAAACAGAAATACAATTATTGTATGCGGATACTGACATGATGGGGGTTATGTATCATGCTAATTATTTAAAATGGTTTGAACTAGGTCGAACACAATTAATCGAGGATCTTGGTTTCAGTTATATTGAAATGGAAGAAAGAGGATATTTTGCTCCAGTTTATGATGTTTATTGTGTTTATAAAAGACCTGTTCGGTATGGTGACAAAGCGTTTGTTAAGGCATGGGTTGACTCAAATGATGGTTTAAAAACCGTCTATGGCTATCAAATTGTAAATGATGAAGACGAGGTATACGCAGAGGGAACAACAACCCACATTGTCGTCAAAAAAGATAACTTCAGACCTGTACAATTTAAAAAGAGTTTTCCTGAATGGTTTCAAAAATATGAAGAAGTTAAAAAATAG
- a CDS encoding CoA-binding protein produces the protein MAIENPSRDEIRDILKKSKRVAVVGLSDNPERTSHMVSKAMQDAGYEIIPVNPKADEILGVKAVASLKEIEGHVDIVNVFRRSEHLLDVAKEFLEIDADIYWAQSGLENEEAYNLLKEKGYTVIMDRCIKVEHALTR, from the coding sequence ATGGCTATAGAAAATCCATCAAGAGATGAAATTCGTGATATTTTAAAAAAATCAAAAAGGGTTGCGGTAGTTGGATTAAGTGATAATCCTGAAAGAACCTCTCATATGGTTTCAAAAGCAATGCAAGATGCAGGGTATGAAATCATCCCAGTAAATCCAAAAGCAGACGAAATCCTTGGTGTAAAGGCTGTAGCTAGTCTAAAAGAAATTGAGGGACATGTGGACATCGTAAATGTGTTTCGCAGGTCAGAACATTTATTAGATGTGGCTAAAGAGTTTCTTGAAATCGATGCAGATATTTATTGGGCACAATCAGGACTTGAAAATGAAGAGGCATATAATTTGTTAAAAGAAAAAGGATATACCGTAATCATGGATCGTTGCATTAAAGTTGAGCATGCATTAACTCGGTAA